A single region of the Brassica rapa cultivar Chiifu-401-42 chromosome A03, CAAS_Brap_v3.01, whole genome shotgun sequence genome encodes:
- the LOC103859154 gene encoding bifunctional 3-dehydroquinate dehydratase/shikimate dehydrogenase, chloroplastic yields the protein MASSSASVRLTNPPPHALTSPRPSPTPVANLRLLSARFKSNLFSTKLSSLQIRSVPVPVELSDQRRRRTMKPSNVYVASGSMETEIGSQKLAKNPSLICAPVMGDSVEEMVIETCKAQELGADLVEIRLDSLKEFNPLEDLKIIIQKSPLPTLFTYRPKWEGGQYEGDEKERLDALRLAMELGADYIDVELQVASEFIKSIKEKKPENFRVIVSSHNYQCTPSVEDLSDLALRIQQSGADIVKIATTAVDITDVARMFHITSNAQVPTIGLVMGERGLMSRILCSKFGGYLTFGTLESGKVSAPGQPTIKELLDLYNFRRIGPDTKVYGIIGKPVSHSKSPIVHNQAFKSVDFNGVYVHLLVDDLASFLKTYSSSDFAGFSCTIPHKEDALKCCDEVDPLAKSIGAVNTILRRQSDGKLLGYNTDCIGSISAIEDGLRRSSDPSSVPSSSSSPLAGKTVVVIGAGGKEKGAKVVIANRTYERAVELAEAIGGRALSLTDLDNFHPEDGMVLANTTSMGMQPNVDETPISKDALKHYALVFDAVYTPRITRLLREAEECRAITVSGSEMFVRQAYAQFEIFTGLPAPKELYWQIMSKY from the exons atggcttcttcttcagctagtgtTCGTCTCACCAACCCTCCTCCTCACGCACTCACCTCCCCACGACCGTCACCAACCCCCGTCGCTAACCTCCGTCTTCTATCCGCCCGCTTCAAATCGAACCTCTTCTCCACCAAACTCTCTTCCCTACAAATCAGAAGTGTGCCGGTTCCGGTAGAATTATCCGATCAACGACGACGTCGAACCATGAAACCAAGCAATGTCTAT GTGGCTTCAGGCTCCATGGAGACGGAGATAGGAAGTCAAAAACTTGCGAAAAATCCGAGCTTGATCTGTGCTCCGGTGATGGGGGATTCAGTAGAAGAGATGGTGATTGAAACGTGCAAAGCTCAGGAACTGGGTGCAGATTTGGTGGAGATTCGATTGGATAGTCTTAAAGAGTTCAACCCTCTTGAGgatttgaaaattataatacaAAAATCTCCTCTTCCCACTCTATTCACCTACAG GCCAAAATGGGAAGGTGGTCAGTACGAAGGTGATGAAAAGGAGCGGCTTGATGCGCTCCGTTTAGCCATGGAACTTGGAGCTGATTACATTGATGTTGAACTTCAG GTTGCAAGTGAGTTCATCAAGTCTATTAAAGAGAAGAAGCCTGAAAACTTCAGAGTAATTGTTTCGTCACACAACTATCAGTGTACACCTTCCGTTGAAGATCTCAGTGACCTCGCTCTAAGAATACAACAGTCCGGAGCTGACATTGTGAAAATCGCTACTACAGCTGTGGACATCACAGATGTTGCTCGCATGTTCCACATAACTTCAAATGCTCAA GTTCCAACAATAGGACTTGTAATGGGTGAAAGAGGTCTAATGTCTCGTATCCTCTGCTCCAAATTTGGTGGATATTTGACCTTTGGCACCTTAGAATCTGGAAAAGTTTCAGCGCCTGGTCAACCAACGATCAAGGAGCTGTTGGATCTTTACAACTTCAGAAGAATTGGTCCTGACACTAAAGTGTATGGAATCATTGGGAAGCCTGTCAGTCACAGCAAATCACCTATTGTTCACAACCAAGCTTTCAAGTCAGTTGATTTTAACGGTGTATATGTTCacctcttagttgatgatcttgCTAGCTTCCTCAAAACATACTCATCCTCTGATTTCGCTGGATTCAG CTGTACAATTCCTCACAAAGAAGATGCATTGAAGTGTTGTGATGAGGTTGATCCATTGGCAAAG tcTATAGGAGCTGTGAACACTATACTAAGGAGGCAAAGCGACGGAAAGTTGCTGGGTTACAACACGGATTGTATTGGTTCCATTTCTGCTATTGAGGATGGGCTTAGAA GGTCAAGTGATCCAAGCAGtgtaccttcttcttcttcttcgccgtTGGCTGGTAAAACAGTGGTGGTTATTGGTGCTGGTGGAAAAGAGAAGGGGGCCAAAGTTGTCATTGCTAATCGAACTTACG AAAGAGCAGTAGAACTCGCAGAAGCAATTGGAGGCAGAGCGTTATCTCTCACGGATTTAGATAACTTTCACCCAGAAGATGGCATGGTACTGGCTAATACCACGTCTATGGGTATGCAACCAAATGTTGATGAGACTCCCATCTCCAAG GATGCATTGAAGCACTACGCACTAGTCTTTGATGCGGTTTATACTCCAAGAATCACACGACTGTTACGGGAAGCAGAAGAATGTAGAGCAATAACTGTGTCGGGGTCAGAGATGTTTGTGAGGCAGGCTTACGCGCAGTTTGAGATTTTCACCGGTTTGCCTG CTCCAAAGGAACTCTACTGGCAAATCATGTCAAAGTACTGA
- the LOC103859157 gene encoding autophagy-related protein 8h, producing MGIVVKSFKDQFSSEERLKESSNIIAKYPDRVPVIIEKYSNADLPDMEKSKFLVPRDMTVGHFIHMLSNRLQLDPSKALFVFVQNTLPQTAARMDSLYNTFKEEDGFLYMTYSTEKTFG from the exons atgggGATCGTCGTCAAGTCATTCAAAGATCAATTCTCCTCTG AGGAGAGATTGAAGGAGTCGAGCAACATCATTGCCAAATATCCAGATAGAGTTCCG GTGATCATTGAGAAATATTCAAATGCAGACCTCCCTGACATGGAGAAGAGCAA GTTCTTGGTCCCACGAGACATGACTGTTGGACATTTCATTCACATGCTAAGCAATAGACTACAGTTAGATCCATCTAAAGCTCTGTTTGTTTTTGTACAGAACACACTTCCTCAAACAG CTGCTCGCATGGACTCTTTGTACAATACTTTCAAGGAAGAAGATGGTTTCCTCTACATGACGTACAGCACTGAGAAGACATTCGgctaa
- the LOC103859155 gene encoding zinc finger CCCH domain-containing protein 34, giving the protein MERYGRAGEEGSRSDPSIEWTSHGGETRVEGSMWRLGLTGGGEAYPERSNEPDCIYYLRTGVCGYGSRCRFNHPRDRGAVIGGVRGGGGDGALPERMGQPVCQHFMRTGTCKYGGSCKYHHPRQGGGSVAPVSLSYLGYPLRPGEKECSYYMRTGQCKFGLTCRFNHPVPQPQQQQPQTQTIYPTLQSQPMPSSQQYGLVLTRPSLLPGSYLPSPYGPPMVLPPGMVTYPNWNPYPASLTAMPSPGTKTQPSIGTSSVYGMAPLSPSGTAYTGTYQSGGPSLTTSREEPFPQRPDQPECQYFMRTGDCKFGASCRYHHPLDAVQTNTGVLLSPIGLPLRPGTAQCTHFAQHGICKFGPACKFDHSMASSLSYSPSASSLTDMPVAPYPIGSSTLSGASAPVSSSNEPTTEAVTAVVSSPMVSGLSSQEPAETGGDSASVSGSIEAKTSSS; this is encoded by the exons ATGGAGCGGTACGGTCGCGCCGGTGAAGAAGGGTCGCGATCGGATCCGTCGATTGAATGGACCTCTCACGGAGGCGAAACTAGAGTCGAAG gttCGATGTGGCGGTTAGGGTTAACCGGCGGTGGAGAAGCGTACCCGGAGCGATCAAATGAGCCTGATTGTATTTATTACTTGCGAACCGGCGTTTGCGGGTACGGGTCAAGATGCCGGTTTAATCACCCGCGAGATCGTGGAGCG GTTATTGGAGGAgtcagaggaggaggaggagatggagCTTTACCGGAGAGAATGGGACAACCGGTTTGTCAG CATTTTATGCGAACGGGAACGTGTAAGTACGGTGGTTCTTGCAAGTATCATCATCCTAGACAAGGAGGTGGTTCCGTTGCGCCTGTCTCTCTAAGCTATTTAGGATATCCATTACGTCCG GGAGAGAAAGAGTGTTCTTATTACATGAGAACCGGCCAGTGTAAATTTGGTTTAACCTGTAGATTCAACCATCCTGTGCCTCAGCCACAGCAGCAGCAGCCACAGACACAGACTATTTATCCAACGCTTCAATCTCAACCAATGCCTTCTTCTCAACAATATGGTTTAGTTTTAACAAGGCCTTCTCTATTACCTGGTTCTTATCTTCCAAGCCCTTACGGCCCACCAATGGTTCTGCCTCCAGGAATGGTTACATACCCTAATTGGAATCCTTACCCG GCCTCTTTAACTGCAATGCCTTCTCCCGGAACTAAAACACAACCGTCTATTGGAACAAGCTCTGTTTATGGAATGGCGCCGTTATCTCCTTCAGGGACTGCTTATACAGGAACATACCAATCCGGTGGACCTTCCTTGACTACTTCGAGAGAAGAACCTTTCCCTCAGAGACCTGATCAGCCAGAGTGTCAGTACTTCATGAGAACCGGAGACTGTAAGTTTGGAGCTTCGTGTAGATACCATCATCCTCTAGATGCAGTTCAGACTAATACTGGCGTTCTCCTCAGCCCCATTGGCCTTCCGCTTCGTCCA GGCACAGCGCAATGCACTCACTTTGCGCAACATGGGATCTGCAAGTTTGGACCGGCGTGTAAGTTTGATCACTCGATGGCTTCTTCACTCAGCTACAGCCCGTCTGCTTCTTCGTTAACGGATATGCCTGTAGCTCCATACCCAATTGGTTCATCAACACTAAGCGGCGCATCAGCTCCTGTTAGCTCAAGCAATGAACCCACCACAGAGGCTGTGACTGCTGTAGTGTCTTCTCCTATGGTTAGTGGCTTGAGCAGTCAAGAGCCAGCTGAGACGGGTGGTGACTCGGCTAGTGTTAGTGGCAGCATAGAAGCTAAGACTTcttcaagttaa
- the LOC103859159 gene encoding elongation of fatty acids protein 3-like, protein MKDVQNTLYRLSLTIYHLLKLGWRMALAYSTLTYWLVNHPYIANFTWTEGETFGSTVFFVAVVVSLYLSATFLLRHAVVSLPSLGSKILKPITAVHSLVLCLLSLIMAVGCTLSVTSDPTMRLFHTICFPLDVKPKGPLFFWGQVFYLSKILEFGDTLLIILGKSFQRLSFLHVYHHATVVILCFTWLRTRQSMFPVALVTNSLVHVVMYGYYFLCAVGRRPRWKRFVTEFQIVQFVFGFVLSGWMFPEHYFGSGCSGVWTIYFMGAFNGSLLVLFFNFRSKNYASKKQLDNYFPKETIKLA, encoded by the coding sequence ATGAAAGATGTTCAAAATACATTATATAGACTCTCTCTAACCATTTACCATTTACTCAAACTTGGCTGGAGAATGGCATTGGCTTACTCCACCCTAACCTACTGGCTCGTGAACCACCCCTACATCGCCAACTTCACGTGGACCGAAGGTGAAACCTTCGGCTCCACCGTGTTCTTTGTAGCCGTTGTAGTCTCCCTTTACCTCTCCGCAACATTCCTCCTCCGACATGCCGTCGTTTCACTCCCCTCACTCGGTTCCAAAATTCTCAAACCAATCACAGCCGTTCACAGCCTCGTCCTCTGCCTCCTCTCTCTTATCATGGCCGTTGGTTGCACTCTCTCCGTAACCTCAGACCCCACAATGCGCCTTTTCCACACGATTTGTTTTCCCCTTGACGTGAAACCTAAAGGACCGCTCTTCTTCTGGGGTCAAGTCTTCTACCTATCCAAGATCCTCGAGTTCGGAGACACGCTCCTCATCATACTCGGCAAGTCATTCCAACGGCTCTCGTTCCTCCACGTGTACCACCATGCAACGGTTGTGATCTTGTGCTTCACCTGGCTCCGAACCCGCCAGTCAATGTTTCCTGTCGCGCTTGTGACGAACTCGTTGGTTCATGTCGTCATGTACGGTTACTACTTCCTTTGTGCCGTTGGACGGAGACCGAGGTGGAAGAGGTTTGTGACGGAGTTTCAGATTGTGCAGTTTGTTTTCGGGTTCGTGTTATCAGGTTGGATGTTTCCGGAGCATTATTTCGGGTCGGGTTGCTCCGGGGTTTGGACAATATATTTCATGGGTGCGTTTAATGGGTCTCTCTTGGTTCTCTTCTTCAACTTCCGCTCCAAGAACTATGCTAGCAAGAAACAATTAGATAATTATTTTCCAAAAGAAACGATTAAACTGGCTTAG
- the LOC103859158 gene encoding probable boron transporter 3, with translation MAEAESFVPFQGIKNDVKGRVRCYKHDWTSGFRAGFRILAPTTYIFFASAIPVITFGEQLERDTDGKITAVQTLVSTALCGVTHSIIGGQPLLILGVAEPTVIMYTFMFNFAKNRQDLGSNLFLAWTGWVCLWTGLLLFLLAILGACSFINRFTRLAGELFGILIAMLFMQEAIRGVVDEFGVPGRTNPTSAQFQPAWVFANGMFGLVLSFGLLYTALKSRKARSWRFGAEWLRGFIADYGVPVMVVVWTCVSYIPWKSVPQGIPRRLVSPNPWSPGAYQNWTVIKEMLDVPVVYIILALVPASMIAVLYYFDHSVASQLAQQEDFNLRKPPSFHYDLLLLGFLTILCGLLGIPPSNGVIPQSPMHTKSLATLKHQLLRNKLVAAARKCIRNKATLGEVYGSMEEAYQQMQSPLIHQGASRIQGLKQSQMQKGLGSVNADTLVDEAVFDVETEVENVLPVEVKEQRLSNFLQAMLVAGCVAAMPLIKRIPSSVLWGYFAYMAIESLPGNQFWERIVLLFTAPSRRFKVLEDNHAVFVETVPFKTMAMFTLFQTGYLLVCFGITWVPVAGVLFPLMIMFLVPVRQYVLPNFFKGAHLQDLDAAEYEEAPALLSFNLKPEGEVSRATSFADSGEVMDGMFTRSRGEIRRVNSIKLAGSVGGGSTGGSPAGGVELMRRVVSFQNPRVSEKVYIRSLSDYRGGGESSPRSPAGRAPLSPRFAAAGGGEQRLSNLGKSV, from the exons ATGGCAGAGGCAGAGAGCTTTGTGCCTTTTCAAGGCATAAAGAATGACGTCAAAGGAAGAGTCAGATGCTACAAACATGACTGGACCAGTGGTTTCAGAGCTGGATTCAG gattcTGGCACCAACAACTTACATATTCTTTGCATCCGCCATTCCTGTGATTACATTTGGAGAGCAGCTGGAGAGAGATACTG ATGGGAAGATAACAGCTGTTCAAACCTTAGTTTCAACTGCATTATGTGGAGTGACACATTCCATTATAGGAGGCCAGCCATTGTTGATTCTCGGTGTTGCAGAGCCTACTGTTATAATGTACACCTTCATGTTCAACTTCGCCAAAAACAGACAAGACTTGGGGTCTAATCTCTTTCTTGCGTGGACCGGATg GGTTTGCTTGTGGACGGGGCTCTTATTGTTCTTGTTAGCTATACTAGGCGCTTGCTCCTTTATCAATCGGTTTACACGTCTTGCTGGAGAGCTTTTTGGTATCTTGATAGCAATGCTTTTCATGCAAGAAGCCATTAGA GGCGTTGTGGATGAGTTTGGTGTCCCTGGAAGAACAAATCCTACTTCAGCTCAGTTCCAACCTGCTTGGGTGTTTGCAAATGGaatgttcggtttggttttgtcTTTTGGACTTCTTTATACCGCTCTGAAAAGCCGTAAAGCAAGGTCTTGGAGATTTGGTGCTG AATGGTTGAGAGGGTTTATAGCAGACTATGGTGTGCCAGTGATGGTGGTAGTGTGGACTTGTGTATCATACATACCTTGGAAGAGTGTTCCTCAAGGGATACCAAGACGTCTCGTTAGTCCTAATCCATGGTCTCCTGGTGCTTATCAGAATTGGACTGTCATTAAG GAGATGCTGGATGTGCCTGTGGTTTACATTATCTTAGCGTTGGTTCCAGCGTCAATGATCGCTGTTCTTTACTACTTTGACCATAGTGTAGCTTCACAGCTAGCACAACAGGAAGATTTTAACCTGAGGAAGCCACCTTCTTTTCATTATGATCTGCTTCTTCTAGGCTTCTTG ACAATCTTATGTGGTCTCCTTGGGATCCCTCCATCTAATGGTGTCATCCCACAATCACCAATGCACACCAAAAGCTTAGCAACACTGAAACACCAG TTACTACGAAACAAACTCGTGGCAGCTGCGCGAAAATGCATCAGAAACAAAGCAACGTTAGGAGAAGTCTACGGAAGCATGGAAGAAGCTTACCAGCAAATGCAAAGCCCTCTGATACACCAAGGAGCTTCTCGG ATTCAGGGACTCAAACAGTCACAAATGCAGAAGGGTTTAGGATCAGTAAACGCAGATACGCTGGTTGATGAAGCAGTTTTCGATGTGGAGACAGAAGTGGAGAATGTGTTGCCAGTGGAAGTAAAAGAGCAAAGACTAAGCAACTTTCTTCAAGCTATGTTGGTTGCTGGATGCGTTGCAGCGATGCCGTTGATCAAAAGGATCCCTAGTTCGGTTCTTTGGGGTTACTTTGCTTACATGGCTATTGAAAGCCTCCCAGGGAATCAGTTCTGGGAGAGGATTGTGCTTCTCTTCACTGCTCCAAGCAGGAGATTCAa agtTCTCGAGGATAACCATGCGGTGTTTGTTGAAACGGTGCCGTTTAAGACGATGGCGATGTTTACTTTGTTTCAAACGGGGTACTTGCTGGTCTGCTTTGGGATCACGTGGGTTCCGGTGGCTGGTGTTTTGTTCCCGTTGATGATAATGTTTCTTGTTCCGGTTAGGCAATACGTGTTGCCTAACTTCTTTAAAGGAGCTCATCTTCAGGACTTGGACGCTGCAGAGTATGAAGAAGCTCCTGCTCTCTTATCATTCAACCTCAAACCA GAAGGGGAAGTGAGCCGTGCGACGTCGTTTGCGGACAGTGGAGAAGTGATGGACGGGATGTTCacgaggagcagaggagagatAAGGAGAGTGAACAGCATTAAGCTCGCTGGCAGCGTAGGAGGTGGATCAACGGGAGGCTCGCCTGCGGGTGGAGTGGAGTTGATGAGAAGAGTGGTGAGTTTTCAGAATCCTAGAGTTTCGGAGAAAGTGTATATACGGAGCTTAAGTGATtacagaggaggaggagagagtAGTCCGAGGTCGCCAGCTGGAAGAGCTCCTCTCAGTCCACGATTTGCGGCTGCGGGAGGTGGAGAACAGAGACTTTCTAATTTAGGAAAGTCTGTTTAG